The region gagagagagagagagggagagagagagggagagagggagagagggagtgtgggagggagggagggagggagggagggagggagggagggagggagggagggagagagagagagagagggagggagacttcACACCTTGTATTTGAGAGTAATTGGATGTGCTTACTAATACCACCATACTTCTGAATTGTTTCATTAGCCGTCTCCGTCAGTGTTGTGCTAATGCATGAGGTAATAAGTACTGTATACCTGACTGCTCCTAAACAGGGGTTCCCTTCTTCTATGTTGACCAAAACAATAGAAAAGAAAGAGCTGTGAGATTAGACTGTTTACGTgaagttggtggcaccttaattggggaggatgggcttctGGAAATGGCTGGGGAAAATACAGAAATTAAGAATGAGTGAGGGCAttatcagggttagggtcagagagagagagagagagaagggggcattatcagggttagggtcagagagagagagagagaagggggcattatcagggttagggtcagagagagagagagagagagagagaagggggcattatcagggttagggtcagagagagagagagaagaggggcattatcagggttagggtcagagagagagagagagaagaggggcatTAGCATGgttagggtcagagagagagagagagagaagaggggcattagcagggttagggtcagagagagagagagagaagggggcattatcagggttagggtcagagagagagagagaagaggggcattagcagggttagggtcagagagagagagagaagaggggcattatcagggttagggtcagagagagagagagaagaggggcattagcagggttagggtcagagagagagagagaagaggggcattatcagggttagggtcagagagagagagagaagaggggcattagcagggttagggtcagagagagagagagagaagagcggcaTTATCAGGGTTAgggtcggagagagagagagaagaggggcattagcagggttagggtcagagagagagagagaagaggggcattagcagggttagggtcagagagagagagagaagggggcattagcagggttagggtcagagagagagaagaggggcatTAGCAGGGTTagggtcacagagagagagagagagaagaggggcattagcagggttagggtcagagagagagagagagaagggggcattagcagggttagggtcagagagagagagagaggggtcagtagcagggttagggtcagagagagagagaagaggtgcattagcagggttagggtcagagagagagagagacaagggggtcagtagcagggttagggtcagagagagaagggggtcagtagcagggttagggtcagagagagaaagaggggtcagtagtagggttagggtcagagagagagcgagaggggtcaggagcagggttagggtcagagagagagagagaggggggtcagtagcagggttagggtcagagagagagagaggggggggggtcagtagcagggttagggtcagagagagagagagggggggggggtcagtagcagggttagggtcagagagagagagagggggggggggggtcagtagcagggttagggtcagagagagagagagggggggggtcagtagcagggttagggtcagagagagagagagaggggggtcagtagcagggttagggtcagagagagagagagaggggggtcagtagcagggttagggtcagagagagagagagagaggggtcagtagcagggttagggtcagagagagagagagaagaggggcattatcagggttagggtcagagagagagagagagagagggggggggtcagtagcagggttagggtcagagagagagagaggggggggggggtcagtagcagggttagggtcagagagagagagagaggggggggggtcagtagcagggttagggtcagagagagaaggggttcagtagcagggttagggtcagagagagagagagagaggggtgggggttcagtagcagggttagggtcagagagagagagagagagagagagaggggggtcagtagcagggttagggtcagagagagaagggggttcagtagcagggttagggtcagagagagagagagagaggggggtcagtagcagggttagggtcagagagagaaggggggtcagtagcagggttagggtcagagagagagagagggggggggggtcagtagcagggttagggtcagagagagagagagaggggggtcagtagcagggttagggtcagagagagagagagaggggggggggttcagtagcagggttagggtcagagagagagagagaggggggggggttcagtagcagggttagggtcagagagagagagagaggggggggggttcagtagcagggttagggtcagagagagagagagaggggggggggttcagtagcagggttagggtcagagagagagagagagggggggggggttcagtagcagggttagggtcagagagagagagagagggggggggggttcagtagcagggttagggtcagagagagagagagagagagagagagaggggggtcagtagcagggttagggtcagagagagaaggggttcaGTAGCAGGGTGGAAGTGAAGCAGAATGCTCTGCCTCTAGACAGGAGGGAATACTCCAGTGTATCAGGGAGACTCCAGGGAggctaaacacacacagtcagacagacagagagaaacattacTACACGATACTAACAACACAGTGTGTTTTATATCCTTATGGAACAAAGTCATTGCCACCACTTTCAGAGTAACTAGTAGAAACATCAGCACAAACCCTTCAGCCTTGATAGGTGACTTGATGATGAACTTAATGGTGGTGATGAAGTGAGACGCAAAGAGGCACCGGCCGGGGGGAGGACCTCTCAAGAGTTCCGGGAGGGGAGAGAACCTCTCAGGAGGTCTGTGAGATAGGCCAGGGTGAGCAACAACGTTCCCCTAAGGTGTAATTATtgaggaacagaggaacagaacaCTGAGAAGGTTCCTttccaggaacacacacacacacacacacacactgaacacaaacacacacacactaaacacacacgctgaacacaaacacacacacacggtgaaaacacacactgaacacaaacacacacacactgaacacaaacacacacacacacaagaaggtAATTAATAAGACATCAAGCCGGCCCGGacagaacaacagcaacagaaacaaacacaacaacaatGTCAGAGGAAGGATAATGTTATAACACTGCTGTGCAGTGACGATGTTCAGGCCTGGTGAACACAGACTTTAAACAACACCCTAGACACCATGTCAACATGGTGCCTGGACTTTTGCATTCGCTCTCTACAAGTCACTCTTTACGTGACTGGTTATCTGCCTGTCGAGGACAAGTGACAGCCAGCACACACCTCCTCTCTGTTCCAGACCAGGACTGAGAGATACAGGACACCCCCATACCTCCTATTAAAAAGAACCCTGTGTCTTCTCTTCTAAATTGTTTATTTTCTCATGTTAGCCCATGTCAGTGTATTTCAGTGTCTATGACTGCCATGTGGGTAAAACGTGAACTTTTACCTTGACATTGCGGCAATTTTTTCATTAATTGAATGACAGAATAAACATTATGGCTCCTCAGAGGAGAACCCCAGTTTGACACAGCAGCTCCAGCCTTCAAGCAGTTTTAAAACACACCACAGTGAGGCGTCACTAGTATATGCCAATCTTTTAAAAATAACACATCCTTTATTTATTTGCAGGCTCTACACTGAAGACTTCTAGATCCTGAACCTGTGTTATCAAGGAGCCTCCGTCCTCCTCCCAGCCCccaagccgtgtgtgtgtgtgtgtgtgtggcacaccccccccccccccccccccccccagtccaccATGCTGTGGACTGTTCCCCTAGTTCTGCTGGTTCTCCTCTTACTGCAGACCCAGCTATGTGTCTGTCTACGGGGGCTCCGAGCAGCCGGCTCTTCCTCCTCTCGCTCTCGTAATGCCACCCAGCAGCGCCTGCCTGGAGCCGTCATCATCGGCGTGCGTAAAGGTGGCACCAGGGCCCTTCTAGAGATGCTCAACCTCCATCCGGACGTAGAGGTTGCCAAAGCTGAGGTAATGACAAACAGAAGCATCATCGACGTCATGATAACATTGTTTGTAAAGCACTTTCACAATTTAGACTATCATCAAAGCTGTAATCAAATTAAAAGAGTTATGCAGCATAACAGAATGAAAGAATAAGATAAAACCTAGAACAGAtactttacatttgtgtgtacaaTGAAAATACACAATAAACGACTAAAGAAATACAACAACAATTGTATAAGACGTTAAACAACTCTAAATCCGTTTTATTAAGGTGCACTACTTCAACGTGGAAGAGCACTTCCGGCGGGGGCTGACGTGGTACCGTGCCCAGATGCCCTTCACCCTGCCTGGACAGCTGACGGTGGAGAAGACCCCTGGATACTTTGCCTCTCCCCACGTCCCAGTGCGGGTCTGGGAGATGAATCCTGCTGTCCGACTACTGCTGATAGTCCGCGACCCAGCCGAGCGCCTCGTCTCCGACTATACCCAGGTCCTTCATAACCGTGTGACCCGCCACAAGCCCTACCAGCCTCTAGGTAGGTAGCCAAGTTACTGAAAGGTTCAAGTTCTGGGCCGGGCCGGGCGATGACAATGTGGGGACTGAACTAGCTATATTTGTGGGCCACATCAAACAAATTAACAATAAAGTATCCTATTCTATTATTaatacagtattattatgatattattttctactgtattctattgtattctattgtagaGGAGTTGCTGCTCCGACAGGGCCACATCGACCCGGCCTACAAGGCTCTGCAGAGGAGCCTGTACCACCAGCACCTGGCCCGCTGGCTGGATGTATTCCCCAGGGAGCAGGTCCATGTGGTGGATGGAGAGGCCCTCATCAGACACCCCTTCCCGGAGCTCCGCAGGGCTGAGAGGTAACACAaaacctagtgtgtgtgtgtgtgtgtgtgtgtgtgtgtgtgtgtgtgtgtgtgtgtgtgtgtgtgtgtgtgtgtgtgtgtgtgtgtgtgtgtgtgtgagagagagagagagagagagagagagtatatatGCAGCCAAATGAATAAACTAATTGAGGTGATTAACGTTTTCTAATCTATAGGTTCCTGGACCTTCCCCCACGCATTGCTCCCTCCAACTTCTACTTCAACACCACTAAAGGGTTCTACTGCCTCCTCTCTGCCGGGGGACATGACAAGTGTCTGGATGAGTCCAAGGGGAGGCCCCACGCTCCTCTCAGCTCACAGGCCTTCGGGAAGCTGTGTGGATACTTCAGAGAACCCAACAGGCTGTTCTTTGAGATGGTGGGGCGCTCCTTCAGCTGGTGTTGAACTGATTGGgacagagcacagagagagaagatagagagggtacattggagataatataataGCCCATAATAACAATATTTGTTATCATAATTCTGTTGGCTTGCTTGGTTGATTGATGGTCCTGTGTGTGACTCAGTTGGTGGAGCATGATGCTTACAATGCCAagattgtgggttcaattcccactgggGTCTGGTATGGAAATGAAATGCACTCACAACTGTAATACTCTGTGGATAAGAGTATTTGCTATATGACTAAAAATGATTGGTTGGATGTTTTAATTTGTGTTTATTGATGGGTGAGTGGGTGGATTAATCAGTTTCAGGTAGATGAGAGATGTGTGGACTACTGCTGCACACGTAGGACTTTAGAGATCTCTGTGTTTTAAATGTACTGTCAATGAGCTTCTGCAAGCCAGGCTGAAACCCTGGGAGTAAGCAGCATCCCAAGCAAAGACTGTATAAGATGACAAGCCCTCAATGAGGGACACACACATGATGTGCATATTCAATATGGCTGCTCCACCCGTCACGGATTAGAACCATGACTTGAATACGAGACCATTC is a window of Oncorhynchus mykiss isolate Arlee chromosome 11, USDA_OmykA_1.1, whole genome shotgun sequence DNA encoding:
- the LOC110535118 gene encoding heparan sulfate glucosamine 3-O-sulfotransferase 1 yields the protein MLWTVPLVLLVLLLLQTQLCVCLRGLRAAGSSSSRSRNATQQRLPGAVIIGVRKGGTRALLEMLNLHPDVEVAKAEVHYFNVEEHFRRGLTWYRAQMPFTLPGQLTVEKTPGYFASPHVPVRVWEMNPAVRLLLIVRDPAERLVSDYTQVLHNRVTRHKPYQPLEELLLRQGHIDPAYKALQRSLYHQHLARWLDVFPREQVHVVDGEALIRHPFPELRRAERFLDLPPRIAPSNFYFNTTKGFYCLLSAGGHDKCLDESKGRPHAPLSSQAFGKLCGYFREPNRLFFEMVGRSFSWC